Proteins encoded together in one Hymenobacter monticola window:
- a CDS encoding DUF167 domain-containing protein: protein MILHLRAKPNARQNQLLRAADGSLTVRLQAPPQEGQANAVLLAFLAATFGVPKSRVTLLSGHTAPFKKVEIEGVSEAEGELVLAQVSSLK from the coding sequence ATGATTCTGCACCTACGCGCCAAGCCCAATGCCCGGCAAAACCAGCTGTTGCGCGCGGCCGATGGCAGCCTGACTGTGCGCCTGCAAGCCCCGCCACAGGAAGGGCAGGCCAACGCCGTGCTGCTGGCCTTTCTAGCTGCCACTTTTGGCGTACCCAAGAGCCGTGTAACGCTGTTGAGCGGGCATACGGCCCCGTTTAAGAAAGTGGAGATTGAAGGAGTGAGCGAGGCGGAAGGCGAGTTGGTGCTGGCCCAGGTGTCCTCGCTCAAATGA
- a CDS encoding ATP-binding protein, with protein sequence MSADLQPLLDALQFSPDNLPLRQHLARQLNAAGRHQEAETLSREGLRQHPTDDALRLSLAEAYFASNKHSAAFVVVEELLDQQPDNAAAHLLHARLLLAAGQPAEASEAYAHALELNPGLADRDLGQALEAAAPAKRVPTPAGGGYRPAPSPDENEPSAQAKLLGLERPKINFSDVGGMEAVKEEIRLKIIHPLQFPDLYKAYGKASGGGLLLYGPPGCGKTHLARATAGEVQASFISVGIADILDMWLGNSEKNLHQLFELARSQAPCVLFFDEVDALAANRHDLRQSAGRTVINQFLEELDGATRSNEGVLIMAATNAPWHLDPAFRRPGRFDRITLVTPPDEPARAAILDILLRGKPLAPGVNTAAVAARTAGLSGADLMALVDGAVDVCLRASMRSGRPLPIEQSHLLDAAKLVKPSTKEWFATARNYALYSNEGGLYDDILVYLGVKKPGGA encoded by the coding sequence ATGTCTGCCGACCTCCAGCCGCTGCTCGACGCCCTGCAATTTTCGCCCGACAACCTGCCCCTGCGCCAGCACTTGGCTCGTCAGCTCAACGCCGCCGGCCGCCACCAGGAAGCCGAAACACTGAGCCGCGAAGGCCTGCGCCAGCATCCCACCGACGATGCCCTGCGCCTGAGTTTGGCCGAAGCCTACTTTGCCAGCAACAAGCACTCGGCCGCCTTCGTGGTGGTGGAAGAGCTGCTGGACCAGCAGCCCGACAATGCCGCCGCCCACCTGCTGCACGCCCGCCTGCTGCTGGCCGCCGGCCAACCCGCCGAAGCCAGTGAGGCCTACGCCCACGCCCTCGAACTGAACCCCGGCCTGGCCGACCGCGACCTGGGCCAAGCCCTGGAAGCCGCAGCGCCCGCCAAACGCGTGCCCACGCCCGCCGGCGGAGGCTACCGCCCTGCCCCCTCGCCCGACGAAAACGAGCCCAGCGCCCAAGCCAAACTGCTGGGCCTAGAGCGCCCTAAAATCAACTTCTCCGACGTGGGCGGCATGGAGGCGGTGAAGGAAGAAATCCGCCTCAAAATCATTCACCCGCTGCAATTTCCCGACCTGTACAAGGCCTACGGCAAGGCCAGCGGCGGCGGGCTGCTGCTCTACGGCCCGCCCGGCTGCGGCAAAACTCACCTGGCCCGTGCCACGGCCGGCGAGGTGCAGGCCAGCTTCATTAGCGTGGGCATTGCCGACATTCTGGACATGTGGCTGGGCAACTCCGAGAAAAACCTGCACCAGCTGTTTGAGCTGGCCCGCAGCCAGGCGCCGTGCGTGCTGTTTTTTGACGAGGTGGACGCCCTGGCCGCCAACCGCCACGACCTGCGCCAGAGCGCCGGCCGCACCGTCATCAACCAGTTTCTGGAGGAGCTGGACGGGGCCACGCGCTCCAACGAGGGCGTGCTCATCATGGCCGCTACCAATGCGCCCTGGCACCTCGACCCCGCCTTCCGCCGCCCCGGCCGCTTCGACCGCATCACGCTGGTGACGCCGCCCGACGAGCCGGCCCGCGCCGCCATCCTGGACATTCTGCTGCGCGGCAAGCCGCTGGCGCCCGGCGTGAACACCGCCGCCGTGGCGGCCCGCACCGCCGGCCTGAGCGGCGCCGACCTGATGGCGCTGGTGGACGGCGCCGTGGACGTGTGCCTGCGCGCCTCCATGCGTAGCGGGCGCCCCCTGCCTATCGAGCAAAGCCACCTGCTCGACGCCGCCAAGCTGGTGAAGCCCAGCACCAAGGAATGGTTTGCCACGGCCCGCAATTATGCGCTGTACTCGAACGAGGGCGGGCTCTACGACGATATTCTGGTGTACTTGGGGGTGAAGAAGCCGGGCGGAGCGTGA